In the Dethiosulfovibrio faecalis genome, TATCAAAACAGCTCTATGAGGACCGTGGAATACGAAAAAAGCCCCCGCAGCAACTGCACTGGCTCCGGCATCAATGGCGTCTCTCATGTCTTTTATGCTGCCAACTCCACCCGAGGCGATCAACGGAACGGAGAGAGAGCTTGAAACCTGGGTTATAAGCTCCAGGTCCATACCGGACATAGTACCATCCCTGTCTACAGAGTTTAGCAGGACCTCTCCGGCCCCAGCCTCCACTGCGGAGGAGATATAATCCATGAAGGGCTTTTTCAGCGTTTTTTTCGTTGAGGCAGAGTAGAGGCGCTTTCTTCCAAGCCAATTTTTCTTAACGTCCACGGAGACCACCACGCTCTGGCTTCCATAACAAGAGGCTATATCCTCAATCAAAGAGGGATCGCCTAAAACAGCGGTCTGCAAGCAAACCTTTTCAACCCCCAAGGAAAAAAGCCTTCGGGCCTGTTCAAGACTGGAGAT is a window encoding:
- a CDS encoding AglZ/HisF2 family acetamidino modification protein; protein product: MLKTRIIPSLLLSDGGLVKTCRFSDPKYVGDPINAIRIFNEKEVDELMVLDISASPKGKGPDYDLIERFAGECFMPLCYGGGISSLEQARRLFSLGVEKVCLQTAVLGDPSLIEDIASCYGSQSVVVSVDVKKNWLGRKRLYSASTKKTLKKPFMDYISSAVEAGAGEVLLNSVDRDGTMSGMDLELITQVSSSLSVPLIASGGVGSIKDMRDAIDAGASAVAAGAFFVFHGPHRAVLITYPKYEELEKELGAMD